Proteins from a genomic interval of Acinonyx jubatus isolate Ajub_Pintada_27869175 chromosome B4, VMU_Ajub_asm_v1.0, whole genome shotgun sequence:
- the CSRP2 gene encoding cysteine and glycine-rich protein 2, with amino-acid sequence MPVWGGGNKCGACGRTVYHAEEVQCDGRSFHRCCFLCMVCRKNLDSTTVAIHDEEIYCKSCYGKKYGPKGYGYGQGAGTLNMDRGERLGIKPESVQPHRPTTNPNTSKFAQKYGGAEKCSRCGDSVYAAEKIIGAGKPWHKNCFRCAKCGKSLESTTLTEKEGEIYCKGCYAKNFGPKGFGYGQGAGALVHAQ; translated from the exons ATGCCCGTGTGGGGAGGTGGAAACAAGTGCGGGGCGTGTGGGAGGACCGTGTACCACGCAGAAGAGGTGCAGTGTGATGGGAGAAGCTTCCACCGCTGCTGCTTTCTGTGCA TGGTTTGCAGGAAGAATTTAGATAGCACCACAGTGGCAATTCACGATGAAGAGATCTACTGCAAATCCTGCTATGGAAAGAAGTATGGGCCCAAAGGCTATGGTTATGGCCAGGGCGCTGGCACGCTCAACATGGACCGGGGTGAGAGGCTGGGCATCAAGCCAGAGAG TGTTCAACCTCATAGGCCTACAACAAATCCAAACACTTCTAAATTTGCTCAGAAGTATGGAGGTGCTGAGAAGTGTTCCCGATGTGGGGATTCCGTGTATGCTGCTGAGAAGATAATCGGAGCTGGAAAG CCCTGGCACAAAAACTGTTTCCGGTGTGCCAAGTGTGGGAAGAGTCTTGAATCAACAACTCTGACTGAGAAAGAAGGCGAAATCTATTgtaaag gaTGCTACGCAAAGAACTTTGGGCCCAAGGGATTTGGCTATGGTCAAGGAGCAGGAGCCCTTGTTCATGCTCAGTAA